The Halococcus salsus genome contains the following window.
AGCGCCGCTTGAACTAGGTGCTGACATTGCCGTCCACAGCACAACCAAGTATCTCAATGGACACTCCGACTCGATCGGTGGTGCCATCGTCACCGACGACGACGAGATCTTCGAGAAACTGGCGTTTTCCCAGCAGATCGGATTCGGAAACATGCTCTCGCCGTTCGACTGCTACCTCGTTACGCGCGGCATTAAGACGCTGCCGGCACGGATGGATCACCATCAGGAGAATGCGATGGCGGTTGCTCGCCTCCTCGAGGCCCACGACCGGGTCGCTCGCGTCCACTACCCGGGCCTTGAAAGTCACCCACAATACGATCTCGCGGCCAAACAGATGTCAGGATACAGCGGGATGCTTTCCTTCGAGTTCGACGGCACGATGGCCGAAATCGAGGCGTTCATTGATAGCCTTGAGATATTTACCCCAGGGACCAGTCTCGGTGGCGTCGAGAGCCTTATCGAGGTGCCGTCGCTGATGATCCCTGATAAGGTCAGTCACAGGTCGGACACCACGGAAATCCCCGAGACCCTGGTCCGGATATCGGTTGGCATCGAACACACCGACGACCTCCGTGAGGACCTCCGGACGGCGCTGCCATAGGCTCGTATTCTTTTTCTTCCCCTGATCGTCTCGATCGGCAAGCGGGAAAGACGAACCGTTTCTAAGCGAAAAGCTCCGGATTATTCGAGCGGTTCGATGGTGTCTCCGGGGCGAATCAGCCCATCTTTAAGAACGTCTGCTCGGAGGCCTCCTCGGTGGGTGAGTGCCTGCAATACGCCATCTTGAGTGATGCGCTGAAGATGATTACATGGTTCACACAGCCGATCCCCTCGGCAGATGGCGTCACCGACCTGGAATCGTTGTCCAACGAGATGGTTGAGTGCGACATCACGAGTTTCGATGTTCCGTCGGTGTTCTCCGGGTTCGAGTTCGATTTCCGCTTCACGTTCGATTGCTGTAACAGCCTCCTGCTCGATTAATGTGAGGTCGTACCCATCGGGGCGTTTCTCGTCTGATTCCCACTTGACGAAGGTCCCCGTCTCGATCTCGCTAAAGTACCGATCACCTCGTAGCCCCTTTCCGGCGATCGCTTCAACGTCGGCCTGTTCCTCCATCTGAGCTTCGGCTTCATGCGCGATAAACGCCCGTTCAACAGTGCCAGACCTAGTCATGCGTGCTATACCATTTAACAGAGATATAAACACCCGGAAGCTCAATCTTGCGGATAACCGATACGCGCTGTCTAGTCAGTAGCAACTGCGAAATATAATGGATCTCTGCCAAGATAGACGTGCGAGATTCAGAGGGTGTATTCAGCAAGTGGCCGCCATTCGTTTCACATCCTCAGTAGTAGAGCAAT
Protein-coding sequences here:
- a CDS encoding trans-sulfuration enzyme family protein, with the translated sequence MTRHDDRFRENRFETLAVGAAENATHSDKGGTSDVIPPIHLSSTFEWASGDDANEHDYSRKSNPTRAALEEQLARLEGGEHGLAFASGMAAISTTMLSLVPPGGHLVSSDSVYSGTEKLLTESIANHFGVNVEFVDAREPENVDAAVDSDTDLIWAETPTNPLMRLCDIRSIADIAHDHAIPFGVDNTFASPYFQAPLELGADIAVHSTTKYLNGHSDSIGGAIVTDDDEIFEKLAFSQQIGFGNMLSPFDCYLVTRGIKTLPARMDHHQENAMAVARLLEAHDRVARVHYPGLESHPQYDLAAKQMSGYSGMLSFEFDGTMAEIEAFIDSLEIFTPGTSLGGVESLIEVPSLMIPDKVSHRSDTTEIPETLVRISVGIEHTDDLREDLRTALP
- a CDS encoding MOSC domain-containing protein, which encodes MTRSGTVERAFIAHEAEAQMEEQADVEAIAGKGLRGDRYFSEIETGTFVKWESDEKRPDGYDLTLIEQEAVTAIEREAEIELEPGEHRRNIETRDVALNHLVGQRFQVGDAICRGDRLCEPCNHLQRITQDGVLQALTHRGGLRADVLKDGLIRPGDTIEPLE